Proteins encoded by one window of Asterias rubens chromosome 18, eAstRub1.3, whole genome shotgun sequence:
- the LOC117302357 gene encoding cation-dependent mannose-6-phosphate receptor-like, producing MELFWVILCCILSVVQASCTVDSKSEEKYKVLLDPLIGQTVTVKDQPKDWQYTIKFCEGVEGQKTQDVGVLQTSLNKSKSNETHVVGKISFVDIKKGNDWILLTYKNGDTYGGHCGGEARQAHIMLLCNTKTLVGNSAVIEENRDKQKDCSYIFEISTSAACTVSTVSPIEGLSVGSVLVIITLSVIVAYLLLGFLYQRFLIGAKGIEQFPNISFWRDFGNLVADGCNLVFRTSPPRESRSYKGLGDDQLGFDEDEERDDHMLPM from the exons ATGGAGCTGTTTTGGGTGATCTTGTGTTGCATATTGTCGGTTGTCCAAGCGAGTTGCACAGTAGACAGTAAATCAGAGGAAAAATACAAGGTACTGTTGGACCCGTTGATAGGACAAAC AGTAACCGTTAAAGACCAACCTAAAGACTGGCAGTACACCATCAAGTTCTGTGAAGGGGTGGAAGGTCAAAAGACTCAAGATGTTGGCGTTCTTCAAACTTCTCTAAACAAAAGCAAAAGCAATGAAACACATGTGGTTGGAAAAATATCTTTCGTGGATATTAAAAAAGGAA ATGATTGGATCCTACTTACCTATAAAAATGGTGACACTTACGGAGGGCACTGTGGGGGTGAGGCAAGGCAAGCTCACATTATGCTCCTCTGCAACACTAAGACTCTTGTG GGTAATTCAGCTGTTATTGAGGAGAACAGAGACAAGCAAAAGGATTGCtcctatatatttgagatcagtACTTCAGCGGCATGTACGGTATCCACTGTTTCACCCATAGAAGGTCTGAGTGTCGGATCTGTACTAGTCATTAT AACTTTGAGTGTTATCGTAGCCTACCTCCTCCTAGGTTTCTTGTATCAACGCTTTCTTATAGGTGCGAAGGGTATCGAGCAATTCCCAAATATATCTTTCTGGAGGGATTTCGGAAACCTTGTAGCC GATGGATGTAACTTGGTGTTTCGGACAAGTCCTCCCCGGGAATCACGGAGTTACAAAGGCCTCGGCGACGACCAACTAGGATTCGATGAAGATGAAGAGAGGGATGATCACATGTTACCGATGTAG